One region of Demequina sp. TMPB413 genomic DNA includes:
- a CDS encoding esterase family protein, translating to MRFLSAVTMVACVVAGVSACAEPTTVNAGPGGSQTASPGSIASGDAAVAPSPSPSSAGKVYQLQVESQALGHTQSVTVYEPPGLEDLGPVPVVYLLHGQRENNNMWSNLGVASVSDNLIATGVIEPMLIVMPNIDNSFGVNNTESGMVDIPGRPSVYYDGNRYEDFLAEDLIAFIDQEYDTVDDRSGRFVGGISMGGFAALHLALRHPDLFSRVGAHSPALVTDRDFTWLYPPDVPLEERDPFLLAETADLNGLEFYLDVGDNDEWGFRPPTEDFAQLLETRGADVHFELGQGGHDFSYWVDNVEAYLGFYADGNG from the coding sequence ATGAGATTCTTGAGTGCGGTCACGATGGTTGCTTGTGTTGTTGCTGGTGTGAGTGCTTGCGCGGAACCGACAACGGTGAACGCTGGTCCCGGGGGGAGCCAGACGGCGTCGCCCGGCAGCATCGCGTCGGGTGACGCGGCGGTGGCACCTTCACCTTCGCCGTCGAGCGCGGGCAAGGTGTACCAGCTTCAGGTCGAAAGCCAGGCGCTCGGGCACACGCAATCGGTGACGGTGTATGAACCCCCTGGCCTTGAAGACCTTGGTCCGGTTCCGGTGGTGTATCTGCTGCACGGCCAAAGAGAGAACAACAACATGTGGAGCAACCTGGGTGTGGCGAGTGTGTCAGACAACCTGATCGCCACTGGCGTGATCGAGCCGATGCTGATCGTCATGCCGAACATCGACAACAGCTTCGGAGTCAACAACACCGAGTCGGGCATGGTCGACATACCCGGTAGGCCCTCGGTCTACTACGACGGCAACCGCTACGAGGACTTCCTGGCCGAGGACCTGATCGCTTTCATCGACCAGGAGTACGACACGGTGGATGACCGATCCGGTCGCTTTGTTGGCGGAATCTCCATGGGAGGGTTCGCGGCGCTGCACCTGGCACTGCGCCATCCCGACCTGTTCTCCCGGGTGGGAGCTCACTCGCCGGCGCTTGTCACTGACCGTGATTTCACCTGGTTGTATCCGCCCGACGTGCCCCTTGAGGAGCGAGACCCCTTCCTGCTGGCAGAGACAGCCGATCTCAATGGCCTTGAGTTCTACCTCGACGTGGGCGACAACGACGAGTGGGGTTTCCGGCCACCCACGGAAGACTTCGCCCAGTTGCTCGAGACCCGCGGAGCGGATGTGCACTTCGAGTTGGGTCAGGGTGGCCACGACTTCTCGTACTGGGTGGACAACGTGGAGGCCTATCTTGGGTTTTATGCGGACGGCAACGGGTGA
- a CDS encoding MerR family transcriptional regulator: protein MRTATGDPWHDAADVLTAGEFARRTGLSRKTLRGYEEIDLISPHLVDDRTGFRYYHPDQVELGVLLRELRTVGFTRADLVDVVAVLGADMGAPQSAADAIKTLVYGQAEALRGKQFRLHQVINRLAVPDGTPALDVTIGHAPAHLALVGSTRCNAIGVDQAAQSWFAVFAEACGPLDHGPMYMRFPEPVTDDLAGAVEFCVAVPQPPDVPVGTSLVHRPSQPRGEISFPYRRDLYPLIRSSLEVLFDWHMNLGHDLAGSAPEVHGSQGGSTVVVAWPYGQSEPDRDA, encoded by the coding sequence ATGCGGACGGCAACGGGTGACCCCTGGCACGACGCCGCCGACGTGCTCACGGCGGGTGAATTCGCACGACGCACCGGCCTGAGCCGCAAGACGCTCCGCGGCTACGAGGAGATTGACCTCATCTCCCCGCACCTCGTCGATGACCGGACCGGATTCCGCTACTACCATCCAGACCAGGTCGAGCTGGGCGTGCTGCTCCGCGAACTGCGTACCGTGGGCTTCACCCGAGCTGATTTGGTGGATGTGGTTGCCGTGCTCGGTGCCGACATGGGCGCGCCCCAGTCGGCGGCTGACGCCATCAAGACGCTGGTCTACGGCCAGGCCGAGGCGCTCCGAGGCAAGCAGTTTCGGCTCCACCAGGTCATCAACAGGCTCGCGGTGCCTGATGGCACCCCCGCGCTGGACGTCACCATCGGGCACGCCCCCGCGCATCTCGCGCTTGTCGGCTCGACGCGATGCAACGCGATCGGCGTCGATCAGGCCGCACAGTCATGGTTCGCCGTGTTCGCTGAGGCGTGCGGTCCACTCGATCACGGACCCATGTACATGCGGTTTCCCGAACCCGTCACAGACGATCTTGCGGGCGCGGTCGAGTTCTGCGTGGCCGTTCCGCAGCCGCCGGATGTGCCCGTCGGAACGTCCCTCGTGCACCGCCCCAGCCAGCCGCGCGGAGAAATCAGCTTCCCCTACCGGCGCGACCTCTACCCACTGATCCGCTCGTCCCTCGAGGTCCTCTTCGACTGGCACATGAACCTCGGTCATGACCTTGCTGGCTCCGCCCCGGAGGTGCACGGTTCGCAGGGCGGCTCGACCGTCGTCGTTGCCTGGCCCTACGGCCAGAGTGAGCCAGACCGCGACGCCTAA